Proteins encoded by one window of Elaeis guineensis isolate ETL-2024a chromosome 12, EG11, whole genome shotgun sequence:
- the LOC105035873 gene encoding protein TILLER ANGLE CONTROL 1, which produces MKIFNWMHRRLHPSMSYSQVSQKKEVVFGGETEKEEMVRQREGHRDTEALLLHDMLDGILTIGTLGHGHPCHVLFSQSNSPQEESLQKEQEKEEGEDEDQEQQVVLAVAAFVVEERKPMAVLESALVKSPLDEEDKKMVQMVMNEEEPEKLLEEPLLKNKEKKERGRTTLAELFAADASMDRRNNAFKRSQVANPVAIRPPSACPKTNTPHKKKGANPAQANTTSTKLHRLWTRMLKKKIHPELNEQCTTGEVPLMTAQVGISSRTEVV; this is translated from the exons ATGAAG AttttcaactggatgcaccgcagATTGCACCCAAGCATGAGCTACTCTCAGGTTTCTCAAAAGAAAG AAGTAGTTTTTGGTGGGGAGACGGAGAAGGAAGAGATGGTTCGTCAGAGGGAAGGGCATAGGGACACAGAAGCACTGCTGCTTCATGACATGCTcgatggcatcctcactattggCACGTTAGGCCATGGTCATCCCTGCCATGTCCTTTTCTCCCAGTCCAACTCCCCACAAGAGGAATCACTCCAGAAGGAACAGGAGAAAGAAGAGGGGGAGGACGAGGATCAGGAACAACAAGTAGTCCTAGCAGTAGCAGCGTTTGTTGTGGAGGAGCGTAAACCGATGGCCGTCTTAGAGTCCGCTTTAGTTAAATCACCACTTGATGAGGAGGACAAGAAAATGGTGCAGATGGTGATGAACGAAGAGGAACCTGAGAAACTCCTCGAGGAGCCGTTGTTAAAgaacaaagagaagaaagaaaggggtAGGACAACATTGGCCGAGCTGTTTGCTGCCGATGCCTCCATGGATAGGAGAAATAACGCTTTCAAGAGGTCTCAAGTCGCCAACCCTGTTGCAATCAGACCTCCGAGCGCTTGTCCCAAGACCAACACGCCGCACAAGAAGAAAGGAGCCAACCCGGCGCAAGCCAACACCACTTCAACAAAATTACACCGA CTGTGGACGAGGATgctgaagaagaagatccatccgGAGCTGAACGAGCAATGCACTACTGGTGAGGTGCCACTGATGACCGCACAAGTGGGGATCTCTTCTCGCACGG